ATCAGCGCCAAATTTTCATACTGCGGGTATGGACGGGTTCGCTGTTCAGGCTTCAGAAACTTTTGGAGCGTCTCCCGAAAGTACAAAAAGCTTTCTTATGGGCAAGAACGCATGGCCCGTTAATACTGGACGTCCTATACCAGACAAGACCAATGCGGTAATCATGATCGAACACGTCAATTTTTTGAGTGATGAGACCTTTGAAATTGATAAGGCAGTGGTGCCTTGGGAAAATGTTCGTCGAGTCGGTGAGGATTTCGTTCAATCGGAAATGATCTTGCCCAGCCACCACGTGATATCGGCCTACGATCTGGGCGCGTTGCTTTGCGGAGGAGTTACCCAGGTCAATGTAAACCGGAGACCAAGGGTTTTGTTGATTCCGACGGGTTCGGAGCTTGTGCCTGCGTCCGTTTTGGAAGATAGATCTCCTGTTGATGGGGAAACGATAGAATTTAACACGTGGATACTATCAGGCCTTATTACCCGCGCGGGAGCGATTGCGGACAGAAGCGAAATACTCCCCGATAATTACGACCAAATTAAGCAAGCGATAAAATCCGCCATAAAATCCGGGTATGACATGGTTGTTGTAAACGCGGGCTCATCTGCCGGCAGCGAGGATTACACAGCCGCAATCATAGATGAACTAGGAGAAGTGCTTGTTCATGGGGTGGCCATGATGCCGGGAAAGCCCACGATTCTAGGAATTGTCGATGGTAAACCAGTTATTGGAAACCCGGGTTATCCTGTTTCTGCCGTATTTTCTTTTGAAACTTTCGGATTGCCGGTCATTGCCGAGATGCTTGGCGCTCCTATTGACGTCAGGCCTACTCTGGAGGCGTATTCGGCACGGAAAATTCCATCCAAACTCGGGCGAGAGGAATTCTTCAGAGTTAAACTGGGCAGGGTAGGGGACAGGACGGTAGCGGCGCCATTGCCTAGAGGCGCCGGCTCAATTACTACTCTTACCAGGGCGGATGGGATTATCAGGATTCCTTCGAATGTCGAAGGCATAGAGCAAGGTTCGATGATCAGAGTCGACCTTCTGAATCAACCACAACAGATCGAGAAGACTCTGGTAATCATAGGCAGTCACGATTTGACTATTGATTGCCTGGCTGATGAACTCATCAAACACGGTATCTATGTTTCTTCAAGCAACGTTGGGAGCCTGGGTGGTCTACTGGCTCTCAGGAACGATACGGCGCACATGGCGACCAGTCACCTGCTTGACGAGGATACGGGAATTTACAACTGGTCGTACATAAAGAAATTCATTCCTGACATACCCGTCGAAGTTTTTCATGGTGTCATGCGGGATCAGGGGTTCATGGTAAGGAAGGGTAATCCAAAAGGCATACGGAATTTTAAAGATCTAACAAGAGATGACGTGACCTTTGTCAATCGGCAGAAAGGCGCAGGAACCAGGGTATTGCTTGATTTCTACCTGAGAAAAGAGCAGATTGACGAGTCTAGTATTAAGGGCTACGAGATGGAAGAATATACTCACACGTCGGTTGCTGTAGCGGTCCTATCCGGAGTAGCCGATGTTGGCATGGGTGTTTTAGCCGCGGCCAATGCCCTTGGACTGGATTTTATACCCGTAGCCACGGAACAGTACGATTTCATAGTGCCCAAGAAATATGTTTACGATGAAAAAGTTACAAAGCTTCTGGAAATACTTGGTAGCGATTCATTTAAAACTCGCGTTTCCTCTTTAGGAGGATACGGCGTGGAACGGTCAGGAGAGCGTCTCTTCGAGCCGAAATAATACGTAATGGTTTTGACAGCATGGAT
This region of Desulfomonilaceae bacterium genomic DNA includes:
- a CDS encoding molybdopterin biosynthesis protein — its product is MRRNIFLDMKPPAEALETFLERLDRNGFPGSERVLTVESLGRITSEPVYAKLSAPNFHTAGMDGFAVQASETFGASPESTKSFLMGKNAWPVNTGRPIPDKTNAVIMIEHVNFLSDETFEIDKAVVPWENVRRVGEDFVQSEMILPSHHVISAYDLGALLCGGVTQVNVNRRPRVLLIPTGSELVPASVLEDRSPVDGETIEFNTWILSGLITRAGAIADRSEILPDNYDQIKQAIKSAIKSGYDMVVVNAGSSAGSEDYTAAIIDELGEVLVHGVAMMPGKPTILGIVDGKPVIGNPGYPVSAVFSFETFGLPVIAEMLGAPIDVRPTLEAYSARKIPSKLGREEFFRVKLGRVGDRTVAAPLPRGAGSITTLTRADGIIRIPSNVEGIEQGSMIRVDLLNQPQQIEKTLVIIGSHDLTIDCLADELIKHGIYVSSSNVGSLGGLLALRNDTAHMATSHLLDEDTGIYNWSYIKKFIPDIPVEVFHGVMRDQGFMVRKGNPKGIRNFKDLTRDDVTFVNRQKGAGTRVLLDFYLRKEQIDESSIKGYEMEEYTHTSVAVAVLSGVADVGMGVLAAANALGLDFIPVATEQYDFIVPKKYVYDEKVTKLLEILGSDSFKTRVSSLGGYGVERSGERLFEPK